Proteins encoded by one window of Cloeon dipterum chromosome 4, ieCloDipt1.1, whole genome shotgun sequence:
- the LOC135943568 gene encoding endothelial zinc finger protein induced by tumor necrosis factor alpha-like isoform X11 translates to MAASTKVSDMCRLCGTDTLNVVRHHIFEGEGQVKKSAQKISECLPLHIAAEDPLPKNICGECSYKLDLMSDFREKAVKTDVMLVSLVEGVKPEIPDDDDDGPDHEIDNDFRSDTPVEQPEQQTEPEVLIKEEEAQQPQQPEKRPGRKAANKRPIQESDMEEEEEEAPAKKRGRKPKEKETAPAASATTSASTNPPKENTGAWPHKNSSLTSDRFTCPLCSRQMRNSTSLRCHVWSHSKGKQLQCQHCSKAFGARVFLSAHIRAKHLRLERPYACTLCSVRAFRGIRGLVLHYARKHLPRRQRHADLDYLCCYARLNVMRCGACGKRFINKAQLVEHEAMHTGVKRYSCKKCGRAFKTGSLVRRHEIAHHGRPSNFVCRHCGRQLASTQELTLHEAAHESVKAFQCHDCSQHYKHKESLMAHIRQQHLGMARTYVCAACGYHTTKRSRYETHVLLHEPRSLPCDKCDEVLPDEYSYRKHVDWHRPYPCDRCEKRFDAKHNLNMHMRVHEGGQSFTCGVCGRTLMSSTRLRIHMRYHTGEEPRQCTLCPASFKEITPLKTHMRKVHNVKPYACEHCNNRFDFVRDMRAHVKSEH, encoded by the exons ATGGCCGCGTCCACGAAAGTTAGCGACATGTGTCGCTTATGCGGCACGGACACACTTAATGTGGTTCGACATCACATTTTCGAGGGTGAAGGGCAAGTCAAGAAGTCTGCCCAGAAGATTTCCGAGTGCCTTCCTCTGCAT ATTGCTGCAGAAGACCCGcttcccaaaaatatttgtggggAGTGCTCCTACAAACTGGACCTTATGAGTGACTTCAGAGAAAAAGCTGTGAAAACAGATGTTATGCTCGTTTCCCTGGTGGAAGGAGTGAAACCTGAG ATTCCAGACGACGATGACGATGGTCCAGACCACGAAATTGACAATGACTTTCGCTCCGACACTCCAGTCGAGCAACCTGAGCAGCAGACTGAGCCTGAGGTACTGATCAAAGAGGAAGAGGCACAACAGCCTCAGCAGCCGGAGAAAAGGCCCGGCAGAAAAGCGGCCAACAAACGGCCCATCCAAGAGTCTGAcatggaggaggaggaggaggaggcgccCGCCAAGAAGCGCGGCCGCAAACCCAAGGAAAAGGAGACTGCACCAGCGGCGTCGGCTACGACATCGGCATCAACCAACCCGCCTAAGGAGAACACAGG GGCGTGGCCACACAAGAACAGCTCTTTGACGTCTGACCGCTTCACGTGCCCGCTGTGCTCGCGGCAGATGCGCAACTCGACCTCACTGCGGTGCCACGTGTGGTCGCACTCCAAGGGCAAGCAGCTGCAGTGCCAGCACTGCAGCAAGGCGTTCGGCGCGCGCGTCTTCCTCTCGGCACACATCCGCGCCAAGCACCTTCGGCTCGAGCGGCCGTACGCGTGCACGCTCTGCTCGGTCCGCGCCTTCCGCGGCATCCGCGGCCTCGTGCTGCACTACGCGCGCAAGCACCTGCCGCGCCGGCAGCGCCACGCCGACCTCGACTACCTCTGCTGCTACGCGCGGCTCAACGTGATGCGCTGCGGCGCGTGCGGCAAGCGCTTCATCAACAAGGCGCAGCTGGTAGAGCACGAGGCGATGCACACGGGCGTCAAACGCTATTCCTGCAAAAAGTGCGGCCGCGCTTTCAAAACTGGCTCTTTGGTGCGCCGGCACGAGATCGCGCACCACGGCCGGCCGTCCAACTTCGTGTGCCGCCACTGCGGCCGCCAACTGGCCTCCACGCAGGAGCTGACCCTGCACGAGGCGGCCCACGAGTCGGTGAAGGCGTTCCAGTGCCACGACTGCAGCCAGCACTACAAGCACAAGGAGTCGCTGATGGCGCACATCCGGCAGCAGCACCTCGGCATGGCGCGGACGTACGTGTGCGCTGCCTGCGGCTACCACACGACCAAGCGCAGCCGCTACGAGACGCACGTGCTGCTGCACGAGCCGCGTTCGCTGCCGTGCGACAAGTGCGACGAGGTGCTGCCCGACGAATACTCGTACCGCAAACACGTCGATTGGCACCGGCCCTACCCGTGCGATCGCTGCGAGAAGCGTTTCGACGCCAAACACAATCTCAACATGCACATGCGCGTGCACGAAGGCGGACAGTCGTTCACGTGCGGCGTGTGCGGACGCACGCTCATGTCGAGCACGCGGCTGCGCATCCACATGCGCTACCACACGGGCGAGGAGCCCCGCCAGTGCACCCTGTGTCCGGCGTCCTTCAAGGAGATCACGCCGCTCAAGACGCACATGCGCAAAGTGCACAACGTCAAGCCGTACGCGTGTGAGCACTGCAACAACCGATTTGACTTTGTCAGGGACATGCGAGCTCACGTCAAGAGCGAACATTGA
- the LOC135943568 gene encoding zinc finger protein 782-like isoform X21, whose protein sequence is MAASTKVSDMCRLCGTDTLNVVRHHIFEGEGQVKKSAQKISECLPLHIAAEDPLPKNICGECSYKLDLMSDFREKAVKTDVMLVSLVEGVKPEIPDDDDDGPDHEIDNDFRSDTPVEQPEQQTEPEVLIKEEEAQQPQQPEKRPGRKAANKRPIQESDMEEEEEEAPAKKRGRKPKEKETAPAASATTSASTNPPKENTGRKRGRPRGARSALRERCDICGTRCACQARHVRSAHPDARYLECEACGERRWSRTGMRRHWLSQHGGRDVDGAGGHECSVCGQQFATYSSRRWHQIVAHEPERFRCNFCSQTFKRAETLRVHERRHTGERPFVCAQCGGQFISSATLRYHLKTHEPQAESFTCEVCGKSFAFGHYLAQHRKTHFAEARKVRCGVCGWVTYSRSHLKNHMVTHTGERPLTCELCGKTFAHGSGLRSHRVKHSADKRPHKCNYCGKAYTSGFILRRHIKLHQGLRPFECHVCNAAFTQRECLRKHQWVKHKLMPYKCDECDATFMLMNELKKHRVEVHFRLSQDGLSD, encoded by the exons ATGGCCGCGTCCACGAAAGTTAGCGACATGTGTCGCTTATGCGGCACGGACACACTTAATGTGGTTCGACATCACATTTTCGAGGGTGAAGGGCAAGTCAAGAAGTCTGCCCAGAAGATTTCCGAGTGCCTTCCTCTGCAT ATTGCTGCAGAAGACCCGcttcccaaaaatatttgtggggAGTGCTCCTACAAACTGGACCTTATGAGTGACTTCAGAGAAAAAGCTGTGAAAACAGATGTTATGCTCGTTTCCCTGGTGGAAGGAGTGAAACCTGAG ATTCCAGACGACGATGACGATGGTCCAGACCACGAAATTGACAATGACTTTCGCTCCGACACTCCAGTCGAGCAACCTGAGCAGCAGACTGAGCCTGAGGTACTGATCAAAGAGGAAGAGGCACAACAGCCTCAGCAGCCGGAGAAAAGGCCCGGCAGAAAAGCGGCCAACAAACGGCCCATCCAAGAGTCTGAcatggaggaggaggaggaggaggcgccCGCCAAGAAGCGCGGCCGCAAACCCAAGGAAAAGGAGACTGCACCAGCGGCGTCGGCTACGACATCGGCATCAACCAACCCGCCTAAGGAGAACACAGG GAGGAAACGGGGCCGGCCGCGCGGAGCTCGGAGCGCTCTGCGCGAGCGCTGCGACATCTGCGGCACGCGGTGCGCGTGCCAGGCGCGGCACGTGCGTTCGGCCCACCCTGACGCGCGGTACTTGGAGTGCGAGGCGTGCGGCGAGCGGCGCTGGTCGAGGACCGGCATGCGGCGCCACTGGCTGTCGCAGCACGGCGGCCGCGACGTCGACGGCGCCGGCGGCCACGAGTGCAGCGTGTGCGGCCAGCAGTTCGCCACCTACAGCAGCCGGCGCTGGCACCAGATCGTGGCGCACGAGCCGGAACGCTTCCGCTGCAACTTCTGCTCGCAGACGTTCAAGCGCGCCGAGACGCTGCGCGTGCACGAGCGGCGCCACACGGGCGAGCGGCCGTTCGTGTGCGCCCAGTGCGGCGGCCAGTTCATCTCGAGCGCCACGCTGCGCTACCACCTCAAGACGCACGAGCCGCAGGCCGAGAGCTTCACGTGCGAGGTGTGCGGCAAGAGCTTCGCGTTCGGCCACTACCTGGCGCAGCACCGCAAGACGCACTTCGCCGAGGCGCGCAAGGTGCGCTGCGGCGTCTGCGGCTGGGTCACCTACAGCCGCTCGCACCTCAAGAACCACATGGTGACGCACACGGGCGAGCGGCCGCTCACGTGCGAGCTGTGCGGCAAGACGTTCGCGCACGGCTCCGGCCTGCGCAGCCACCGCGTCAAGCACAGCGCCGACAAGCGGCCGCACAAGTGCAACTACTGCGGCAAGGCCTACACGTCCGGCTTCATCCTGCGCAGGCACATCAAGCTGCACCAGGGCCTGCGCCCCTTCGAGTGCCACGTGTGCAACGCGGCCTTCACGCAGCGCGAGTGCCTCCGCAAGCACCAGTGGGTCAAGCACAAACTGATGCCGTACAAGTGCGACGAGTGCGACGCTACTTTTATGCTTATGAACGAGCTCAAAAAGCACAGGGTCGAGGTGCACTTCCGTCTTTCCCAGGACGGGCTCTCTGACTGA
- the LOC135943568 gene encoding zinc finger protein Xfin-like isoform X1: MAASTKVSDMCRLCGTDTLNVVRHHIFEGEGQVKKSAQKISECLPLHIAAEDPLPKNICGECSYKLDLMSDFREKAVKTDVMLVSLVEGVKPEIPDDDDDGPDHEIDNDFRSDTPVEQPEQQTEPEVLIKEEEAQQPQQPEKRPGRKAANKRPIQESDMEEEEEEAPAKKRGRKPKEKETAPAASATTSASTNPPKENTGPLPVIVRPEPGPQPVIGEIAYQCSHCFELFKMSRDAKLHIIEAHKYKCSTCRYRGSTEADLEKHMENHPAQVEKENLHRCCICLRSCISREAYTNHMKLHVGSLPYECEKCDLLFPNKPRLENHMTRHVCLPRKQGGVYVRKALKQRVAYQKKTVQYKGHECSICQQRFLRRDDMRNHKRRFHARAKEIARSERVARNSNLAKKKLNANRRGSLLSAKKPRKFDCPCGETFTQLDVLLRHRAKSHPDWIHACQRCERMYTTPMQLASHIDRAHPASSYECNECKEKLKTMVGMLNHREKRCPLRKGQVNAPTSLGKFTCDICMKVFESKAEIEVHVMLHLHKIKNIMKEISKIEGKNMLLATTPPKAAAQNQGKKKSNFVQCPSCDMNVPAFQWKMHQVLHDNPNRPKCAKCNFVTVTQGKMLAHTNSHLDTEAPFSCSVCHLNFREKYWAEKHTSAYHGNKARVKNNFEVTDPAAKQQNKLAKVKACPMCTESFSDPLSYQTHLLAHKQVQSFQKCKHCDTRIRGFDMMVTHLKLQHCLHVTVPLNCPMCNLLLNNRFSLNRHLTSMHPSCSYCRQMQSSKAALVSHISMRHPDMLPFSPLEDDTTVKVEPPETSPPAVEVKDAEPPSRNTIDALKNFVATKGNIASNSVGNGVEQNSAAASQQLPALVPISDQKQTKAKRPSKPKIPKQAVPPESNVAETQNIVKIESAQDEGSDLNGAGLFLKSNSRNRNTCHICGMRFKTIGECSNHLINEHNVCRYCSKNFETAAEMQTHMDNHPTLSCPCCSIKHTDPNKMHIHILRSHQDGNACCRCFKVLKNREDLKAHYELEHDSIVQCPTCDHFMHKNNITSHVRTKHGSIANYKCAHCSRVFKTKASHDLHIRIHTGETPYECPICVQKFIASHKMAKHVVVSHKFDEKRPIQTCPWCNTKLRTIIELGKHVTSSKACSEMRDSQSRASGSDVSNETVDTGSSSTADVN; this comes from the exons ATGGCCGCGTCCACGAAAGTTAGCGACATGTGTCGCTTATGCGGCACGGACACACTTAATGTGGTTCGACATCACATTTTCGAGGGTGAAGGGCAAGTCAAGAAGTCTGCCCAGAAGATTTCCGAGTGCCTTCCTCTGCAT ATTGCTGCAGAAGACCCGcttcccaaaaatatttgtggggAGTGCTCCTACAAACTGGACCTTATGAGTGACTTCAGAGAAAAAGCTGTGAAAACAGATGTTATGCTCGTTTCCCTGGTGGAAGGAGTGAAACCTGAG ATTCCAGACGACGATGACGATGGTCCAGACCACGAAATTGACAATGACTTTCGCTCCGACACTCCAGTCGAGCAACCTGAGCAGCAGACTGAGCCTGAGGTACTGATCAAAGAGGAAGAGGCACAACAGCCTCAGCAGCCGGAGAAAAGGCCCGGCAGAAAAGCGGCCAACAAACGGCCCATCCAAGAGTCTGAcatggaggaggaggaggaggaggcgccCGCCAAGAAGCGCGGCCGCAAACCCAAGGAAAAGGAGACTGCACCAGCGGCGTCGGCTACGACATCGGCATCAACCAACCCGCCTAAGGAGAACACAGG GCCGCTGCCGGTGATTGTGCGACCCGAACCTGGCCCCCAGCCCGTGATTGGAGAAATCGCCTACCAATGTAGTCACTGCTTTGAACTGTTCAAGATGAGCCGCGACGCAAAATTACACATCATAGAAGCGCACAAGTACAAATGCTCCACCTGCAGATATCGAGGGAGTACAGAAGCGGATCTCGAGAAGCACATGGAGAATCATCCAGCGCAGGTAGAGAAGGAAAACCTGCATCGctgttgcatttgcttacggTCTTGTATCTCCCGAGAAGCGTATACAAACCACATGAAGTTGCACGTCGGCTCTTTGCCTTATGAGTGCGAAAAATGCGACTTGCTATTTCCTAACAAACCTAGATTGGAAAATCACATGACAAGGCACGTGTGTCTGCCGCGCAAGCAAGGCGGCGTCTACGTGCGAAAAGCTCTCAAGCAGAGGGTAGCTTACCAGAAAAAGACTGTTCAATATAAAGGACACGAGTGCAGCATCTGTCAGCAAAGATTCTTGCGCAGAGATGACATGAGAAACCACAAGAGAAGATTCCACGCTCGGGCCAAAGAAATCGCAAGGAGCGAACGCGTGGCGAGGAATTCAAATCTGGCCAAGAAGAAACTGAATGCAAATAGACGTGGTTCGCTGCTATCAGCAAAGAAGCCTCGCAAGTTTGACTGCCCGTGCGGCGAGACTTTTACGCAGTTGGATGTGTTGTTGCGGCATCGGGCTAAATCTCATCCCGACTGGATACACGCATGCCAGCGTTGTGAAAGGATGTACACTACGCCCATGCAGTTGGCATCGCACATCGACAGAGCACACCCTGCATCCTCTTACGAATGCAATGAGTGCAAAGAAAAGCTGAAGACCATGGTGGGAATGCTCAACCACAGGGAGAAGCGGTGTCCACTTAGGAAAGGGCAGGTTAATGCTCCAACCAGTCTGGGAAAGTTTACTTGCGACATTTGCATGAAAGTGTTTGAGAGCAAGGCTGAAATCGAGGTGCACGTCATGCTGCatttacacaaaataaaaaatatcatgaaaGAAATTTCCAAGATTGAAGGGAAAAACATGCTATTAGCAACTACCCcgccaaaagcagcagcgcaaAACCAAGGCAAAAAGAAGTCCAACTTTGTGCAGTGCCCATCGTGCGACATGAACGTCCCCGCGTTCCAGTGGAAAATGCATCAAGTCCTGCACGACAACCCAAACCGTCCTAAGTGCGCCAAGTGCAACTTTGTCACAGTCACGCAAGGCAAGATGTTGGCGCACACCAACAGCCACTTGGACACCGAGGCGCCATTCTCTTGCAGCGTGTGTCACCTCAACTTCAGGGAGAAGTACTGGGCCGAAAAGCACACCAGTGCGTACCACGGAAACAAAGCCAGGGTGAAGAACAACTTCGAAGTGACTGACCCAGCGGCAAAACAGCAGAATAAACTGGCTAAAGTCAAAGCGTGCCCCATGTGCACCGAATCCTTTAGCGATCCTCTCTCCTACCAGACACACCTTCTGGCCCATAAGCAAGTGCAAAGCTTCCAGAAATGCAAACACTGCGACACTCGCATCCGCGGTTTCGACATGATGGTAACTCACTTGAAACTGCAGCACTGCCTCCACGTCACAGTCCCGCTCAACTGTCCAATGTGCAACTTGCTGCTGAATAACAGATTCAGCCTGAACCGCCATCTCACTAGCATGCATCCTTCTTGCTCGTACTGCAGACAAATGCAGTCGAGCAAAGCTGCACTCGTGTCTCACATCAGCATGAGGCATCCGGACATGCTGCCGTTCAGCCCACTCGAGGATGACACCACCGTAAAGGTTGAGCCCCCTGAAACGAGTCCCCCTGCAGTAGAAGTGAAGGATGCTGAACCCCCCAGTCGCAATACAATTGATGCACTGAAAAATTTTGTCGCGACAAAGGGCAACATCGCAAGCAACAGTGTTGGTAACGGAGTGGAACAGAACTCAGCCGCGGCCAGCCAACAACTCCCTGCTCTGGTGCCCATCTCTGATCAGAAGCAAACAAAGGCGAAGAGGCCCTCGAAACCTAAAATCCCTAAGCAAGCTGTACCACCAGAATCTAACGTCGCGGAAACTCAGAACATCGTCAAAATCGAGTCTGCCCAAGATGAGGGTTCTGATTTGAACGGAGCTGGACTTTTCCTTAAGTCGAACTCTCGCAATAGAAATACTTGCCACATTTGCGGAATGAGGTTTAAAACGATCGGTGAATGCTCTAATCACTTGATCAACGAGCACAATGTGTGCCGCTATTGCAGTAAGAACTTTGAAACTGCGGCTGAGATGCAGACCCACATGGATAATCATCCAACCCTTAGTTGCCCTTGCTGTTCAATAAAGCACACCGATCCCAATAAAATGCATATTCACATATTGCGGAGTCATCAAGACGGAAATGCCTGTTGCAGATGCTTTAAAGTGTTAAAAAACCGTGAAGACCTGAAAGCCCACTATGAACTCGAGCATGATTCTATCGTGCAGTGCCCTACCTGCGACCACTTCATGCACAAGAACAATATCACATCTCACGTTAGAACGAAACATGGCAGTATAGCAAATTATAAATGCGCTCATTGTTCCAGAGTTTTCAAAACTAAAGCTAGCCACGATTTGCATATCCGAATCCACACAGGAGAAACGCCATATGAGTGCCCAATTTGCGTTCAAAAGTTTATTGCCTCACACAAAATGGCAAAACATGTTGTAGTCAGTCACAAGTTTGATGAAAAGCGCCCGATACAAACTTGCCCCTGGTGCAACACCAAGTTGCGGACCATTATTGAGCTGGGCAAACACGTCACTTCCTCTAAAGCTTGTAGTGAAATGCGTGATTCTCAATCTCGTGCGTCTGGCTCGGACGTTTCTAACGAGACAGTAGATACTGGCTCGTCTTCAACAGCAGATGTCAATTGA